The following are from one region of the Paenalkalicoccus suaedae genome:
- a CDS encoding collagen-like protein, whose amino-acid sequence MRKIYFDQMTGSVIMTINNNDSVETDRERHPILTNAGVVFAHGNVNLMHITPMLKREHMQEQRRGPKGDKGDKGSQGPQGPQGERGDKGEQGPRGDRGNKGDAANIGLDEGYKLHLYEAVTDSNGIVNVPFGQTFTSIINIQATPVKRSPNSPEMVFVSVIEQYATRCVLRASTGITGSLLGITTTLRSAASVNIYVLVIAR is encoded by the coding sequence ATGCGTAAAATCTACTTTGATCAAATGACCGGGTCAGTCATCATGACGATAAACAACAATGATAGCGTGGAGACAGACCGAGAGCGACATCCTATTTTAACCAATGCCGGTGTCGTGTTTGCTCACGGTAATGTAAATTTAATGCATATTACTCCGATGCTCAAACGAGAGCACATGCAAGAGCAAAGACGTGGTCCTAAAGGTGATAAAGGGGATAAGGGTTCACAAGGTCCGCAAGGTCCACAGGGAGAACGTGGCGATAAAGGTGAGCAGGGTCCTAGAGGAGATAGAGGTAATAAAGGAGACGCCGCCAATATTGGGCTAGATGAAGGGTATAAATTGCACTTATATGAGGCTGTAACGGACTCTAACGGGATCGTTAATGTGCCATTTGGTCAAACGTTTACCTCCATTATTAATATCCAAGCAACGCCAGTTAAAAGGTCGCCCAATTCACCTGAGATGGTGTTTGTCTCTGTCATCGAGCAATACGCCACTCGTTGTGTGCTACGAGCCTCGACAGGCATAACAGGTAGTTTATTAGGTATAACCACGACATTACGTTCGGCGGCGTCCGTTAATATCTATGTATTAGTGATAGCGAGGTGA
- a CDS encoding phage distal tail protein yields METITYRNSQGAVIDFTGPIYRLIAIDGLGGVDADVQTESAPFLDGSVLLDVLLQERDIALTLRVKGSSYRDIVANRNRLGAIMNPKLGLGTLRVQKDDYVREIACVSSAVPMFASGLSNQNQSFQSAIVNLLAPDPYFNSENIEEQPAILPLFEFPFEGEVEMGEQQERRIINNDSDAPAPVMIEFFGPAVNPTITNLTTGEFIRVRRTLEEGDELYIDTNPNTREVSLILSDGTREDVTAWIDLASTFFSLGIGENDIEYSADDGIDMAVVNIFYKKRYTTA; encoded by the coding sequence GTGGAGACAATCACATATCGTAACAGCCAGGGCGCGGTAATTGACTTTACTGGGCCTATTTATCGTCTTATCGCCATTGACGGCTTAGGTGGTGTCGATGCAGATGTCCAAACCGAGTCAGCACCCTTTTTAGATGGATCGGTACTACTCGATGTGCTGTTGCAAGAGCGAGATATCGCATTGACGCTACGAGTTAAAGGCTCTAGCTATCGCGATATTGTTGCTAATCGCAATAGGCTAGGGGCGATCATGAACCCTAAGCTTGGGCTAGGTACATTACGAGTACAAAAAGATGATTACGTGCGCGAAATTGCGTGCGTATCATCTGCTGTGCCTATGTTTGCATCCGGTCTATCTAATCAGAATCAAAGCTTTCAATCGGCTATCGTCAATCTATTGGCACCTGATCCGTACTTTAATAGCGAAAACATCGAAGAACAGCCTGCTATCTTGCCTCTATTCGAATTTCCGTTTGAAGGTGAGGTTGAGATGGGAGAGCAACAAGAACGGCGCATCATCAACAACGATAGCGACGCACCAGCACCTGTCATGATCGAGTTTTTCGGTCCTGCCGTCAATCCGACGATCACAAACCTCACAACAGGAGAGTTTATCAGAGTCAGGCGGACGCTAGAGGAGGGTGACGAGCTTTACATCGATACGAACCCTAACACTCGTGAGGTCAGTTTAATCCTCTCAGACGGTACAAGAGAGGACGTCACAGCGTGGATTGATCTTGCAAGCACCTTTTTTAGTTTGGGGATCGGTGAAAACGACATTGAATATAGCGCAGATGATGGCATTGATATGGCTGTCGTCAACATCTTCTACAAAAAGCGCTACACCACAGCATAA
- a CDS encoding phage tail tape measure protein, whose product MADGKIVIDTEIDQSGIDQGINQAQSKLEGLGGKLMGAGTKLTKGLTLPIVGAGIATAKFAIDQETAFAKVQTLLSGSSADYEKYKNDIRTASSDMGVSFGEYSEAVYQSISAGVDQGKAIEFTTTAAKLAKGGFTQTATAVDLLTTAINAYGLESKDADRLSDMLINTQNMGKTTVDELSASMGKVIPIANANNVSFEQLATGYAVLTKNGLATAEAGTYMSSMLGELGSAGSKTDKILREKTGKSFAQLQEEGMTVADVLQIIAGEAEANDLALSDMFGSKEAGIAAMSLLSGEGKDFADILDSMGESAGATDAAFETMNETTGAKMARAFVRLQNAAAQFGDIFLPIIAAVADKVAEFALRVAELLPEFQNIVVIAGLVLGALGPLLILFGLMITAVGKIIGVFGSLIPIFAKIGKGFALIKTFILALLSPIGLIVAAIVGFIAVFVYLYKTNEEFRDKVNAIWEAIVSVIKTAVQGIVDFAMQVWGMLVEFWITHQDQIMEATRNVWEFIKTFVAGAVDVIAAVFSAIWPVIQFIVISVWNNIKGAIEGALTFIQGLIQVFTGLFTGDFSLMWEGIKNVFTGAIQFLWNAFNLLLYGRLIKAGMALFTGLRSIVSAGWSSIQGLFTGALNAIRGVVTNVMNAIRGVIQNIMNGVRTIFTNILNVIRNLVTSVFNGIRTTITTVMNAIRTVISTIWNGIMSFLNGIFTSMRTSVTNTFSAVRTTITTIMNAIRSLMQTVWTAIQTVITTVLNAIRTVVTTVFNTIRTTITTVLNTIRTTVQTIFNAISSTFSSVLNTVSNTVRTNFNTMQNIVTTILNAIRTVVNTVLNTISSLFTSVTGAIRNTVSSVFNALSGIVSSAMNGVRNAVSSGLTGALNVVKNMGESFRAAGRGLIEMMAAGIKAAVGVVTSAIGDVVGKVRDFLPFSPAKVGPLSDLDKLDFAGPIMDSIKKGEVSVEAAMSNLLTTDMMRSLNGTQGMGGNNDYSRSITNQTTINNNSMSERELQRILNRRDRELSLRLGGL is encoded by the coding sequence ATGGCTGATGGGAAAATCGTCATTGACACCGAGATAGACCAGTCGGGGATAGATCAAGGTATTAACCAGGCTCAATCTAAGCTAGAAGGTTTAGGTGGCAAACTGATGGGCGCCGGCACAAAGCTTACGAAGGGGCTAACGCTACCAATCGTCGGAGCAGGTATTGCCACTGCTAAATTCGCAATCGATCAAGAGACAGCGTTTGCAAAGGTACAAACATTATTAAGTGGATCTAGCGCAGATTACGAAAAGTACAAAAATGATATACGTACCGCGTCTAGTGACATGGGCGTATCGTTTGGTGAGTATAGTGAGGCTGTTTATCAATCGATCTCGGCAGGTGTCGATCAAGGTAAAGCGATTGAGTTTACAACCACAGCTGCCAAACTTGCTAAGGGTGGATTCACACAAACGGCAACGGCGGTAGATTTACTCACAACAGCAATCAACGCTTATGGGTTAGAAAGTAAAGACGCAGATAGATTAAGCGACATGCTTATCAATACTCAAAACATGGGTAAGACAACGGTTGATGAACTATCTGCATCGATGGGTAAAGTTATCCCTATCGCAAACGCCAACAACGTATCATTCGAGCAATTAGCAACTGGTTACGCTGTATTAACAAAGAACGGTCTTGCGACAGCCGAAGCAGGAACGTATATGAGCTCCATGCTCGGAGAATTAGGGTCTGCCGGATCAAAGACAGATAAAATCTTACGTGAAAAGACGGGTAAATCCTTTGCTCAGTTACAAGAAGAGGGTATGACGGTAGCTGACGTGCTCCAGATCATCGCAGGTGAAGCAGAAGCCAATGACCTAGCATTATCAGATATGTTTGGATCAAAAGAGGCAGGTATCGCGGCTATGTCCTTGCTATCTGGTGAGGGAAAAGACTTTGCGGACATCCTAGACTCTATGGGAGAATCGGCAGGTGCAACAGACGCCGCATTTGAAACAATGAACGAAACAACCGGAGCTAAAATGGCTCGGGCTTTTGTGCGTTTGCAGAATGCGGCCGCGCAGTTCGGAGATATCTTTTTACCGATTATTGCGGCAGTTGCCGACAAAGTAGCAGAATTTGCGCTAAGAGTGGCGGAATTGTTGCCTGAGTTTCAAAACATCGTCGTTATAGCAGGTCTTGTATTAGGGGCACTTGGACCTCTACTCATACTCTTTGGATTGATGATCACAGCAGTAGGCAAGATTATCGGCGTATTCGGTAGCTTAATACCAATCTTCGCCAAGATCGGAAAAGGTTTTGCACTCATAAAAACGTTTATATTGGCTTTATTAAGTCCGATCGGGTTGATTGTTGCTGCTATCGTAGGTTTTATTGCCGTGTTTGTGTATCTGTATAAAACAAACGAAGAATTTAGAGATAAGGTTAATGCTATCTGGGAGGCTATTGTCTCCGTCATAAAAACAGCCGTCCAGGGCATTGTAGATTTTGCTATGCAGGTGTGGGGCATGTTAGTCGAGTTTTGGATCACGCACCAAGATCAGATCATGGAAGCGACTCGCAACGTTTGGGAATTTATCAAAACGTTTGTTGCTGGTGCTGTCGATGTCATAGCAGCAGTATTTAGTGCGATTTGGCCTGTTATCCAATTTATTGTGATCTCGGTATGGAATAACATTAAAGGGGCGATCGAGGGCGCCTTAACGTTTATCCAAGGTCTGATCCAAGTGTTTACCGGACTGTTTACTGGTGACTTCAGTTTGATGTGGGAAGGAATTAAGAATGTCTTTACAGGGGCGATACAGTTCTTGTGGAACGCGTTCAACTTACTCCTATATGGTCGCTTAATCAAAGCTGGTATGGCGCTATTCACTGGACTACGAAGCATTGTATCTGCCGGTTGGTCAAGTATTCAAGGTCTATTTACTGGAGCACTAAATGCAATACGAGGCGTTGTGACGAATGTCATGAACGCTATTCGTGGTGTCATTCAAAACATTATGAATGGTGTGCGTACGATCTTCACAAACATTCTTAACGTCATTCGTAACCTTGTAACTTCGGTATTCAATGGTATACGAACGACAATAACAACCGTGATGAACGCCATACGTACCGTTATATCCACAATATGGAACGGTATCATGAGCTTTTTAAACGGCATCTTTACATCAATGCGAACAAGCGTGACAAACACGTTTAGTGCTGTGCGTACTACAATCACCACGATCATGAACGCGATTAGAAGTCTTATGCAAACGGTATGGACAGCGATACAGACAGTTATCACTACCGTTTTAAATGCAATTAGAACCGTAGTTACTACAGTATTTAATACGATTCGAACGACGATCACAACCGTACTAAACACCATTCGTACCACGGTGCAAACGATCTTTAACGCGATATCAAGCACCTTTAGTAGCGTGCTCAATACGGTGTCTAACACAGTACGAACAAACTTTAATACGATGCAAAATATCGTTACTACCATCTTAAATGCGATACGTACAGTCGTGAACACGGTGCTTAATACTATCAGTAGTTTATTTACATCAGTAACAGGAGCTATCCGTAATACGGTCTCAAGCGTGTTTAATGCCTTGAGTGGTATTGTCTCGAGCGCGATGAATGGCGTGCGTAATGCGGTTAGTTCTGGATTGACAGGAGCATTGAATGTGGTTAAGAACATGGGAGAGTCATTTAGAGCCGCAGGTAGAGGACTAATTGAAATGATGGCAGCAGGTATTAAGGCTGCTGTAGGGGTAGTTACTAGCGCCATTGGTGATGTCGTCGGCAAGGTTCGAGACTTCCTTCCATTCTCTCCGGCTAAAGTTGGTCCTTTGAGCGACTTAGACAAGCTAGACTTCGCAGGACCTATCATGGACAGTATCAAAAAAGGTGAGGTATCTGTCGAGGCAGCTATGAGTAATTTGCTTACAACTGACATGATGCGCAGTCTAAATGGCACGCAAGGTATGGGTGGTAACAACGATTACTCTCGTAGCATTACGAATCAAACGACAATCAACAACAATAGCATGTCCGAGCGTGAGCTACAGCGCATCTTAAACAGACGCGATCGAGAGCTATCATTACGACTAGGAGGGTTGTAG
- a CDS encoding Gp15 family bacteriophage protein — protein MKPFSLTQRFDDELELDGVTYKLDLAFDNVLRIFELFGDEEFHPIERIALACELFIGENQLDLETKDKVVYHVFLDFLDIDIREKSDPNVNTEKFYDLYEDAERIYASFIKEYDIDLFEQHGKLHFIKFRALLSMAIDRDFKEVVGIRAQKVPAPTKYNKEDREHTLKLKRIYKLKGIEDPDLIEQRVENGWNKLANFFRPSK, from the coding sequence ATGAAGCCGTTTAGCTTAACACAACGTTTCGATGATGAGCTTGAGCTTGATGGTGTGACGTACAAGTTAGATCTCGCGTTTGATAACGTCCTACGTATTTTCGAGCTATTTGGCGACGAGGAATTTCACCCGATCGAGCGAATTGCCCTTGCTTGCGAACTTTTCATAGGTGAGAACCAACTGGACTTGGAGACGAAAGACAAAGTCGTCTACCACGTCTTTTTGGACTTTCTTGATATCGACATCAGGGAAAAGAGCGATCCAAACGTCAATACAGAGAAGTTTTACGACCTATACGAGGACGCAGAGCGCATCTATGCCTCATTTATCAAGGAGTACGACATCGATCTCTTTGAGCAACATGGCAAGCTCCACTTTATTAAGTTTCGCGCGTTATTGTCTATGGCCATTGATCGCGACTTTAAAGAGGTTGTCGGGATAAGGGCGCAAAAAGTACCTGCTCCAACCAAGTACAACAAAGAGGATCGAGAACACACGCTTAAGCTCAAGCGCATCTACAAGCTAAAAGGTATCGAGGATCCCGACTTGATCGAGCAGCGTGTCGAAAACGGTTGGAACAAGCTGGCTAACTTCTTCCGTCCTAGCAAATAG
- a CDS encoding phage tail tube protein, whose translation MAFELNYKNQFKLDVTPDAEEPSFETLAAGISSVEPANNEELDQTAYFDGEGFSETDVIGAQLVLSVSGHRKVGDAAQDYIFSKYLEVGDARRTRFEWETPSGELFEGNVTIANIEGPGGEARAKGEFSFEIHFNGKPEYTPAPEPTP comes from the coding sequence ATGGCATTTGAATTAAACTACAAAAATCAATTTAAGCTCGATGTAACACCAGATGCTGAAGAACCATCTTTCGAGACTCTAGCTGCCGGTATCTCATCTGTAGAGCCTGCAAACAACGAGGAGCTTGATCAGACAGCTTACTTCGACGGAGAAGGCTTTTCCGAGACGGATGTAATTGGCGCTCAGCTCGTATTATCCGTATCTGGACATCGTAAAGTTGGCGATGCTGCTCAAGACTACATTTTTTCCAAGTATCTTGAGGTTGGTGACGCACGACGAACGCGATTCGAGTGGGAAACACCATCGGGCGAGTTGTTCGAGGGCAATGTAACTATCGCTAACATCGAAGGTCCAGGCGGCGAGGCTCGTGCCAAAGGTGAGTTTAGCTTCGAGATCCATTTCAACGGTAAACCAGAATACACACCAGCACCAGAACCAACACCTTAA
- a CDS encoding minor capsid protein — protein MDFLDRVIDAMEADLTLFDIVRIGNLDPDNSIAIRQFPTSPGTRFFDNSRDDTFGIQVLVKHANGTTARNTIQSITDYLESLTGVTSDDGSFLLVNIECSTLPNWVEETDRNQQIYTALFEATIYREAT, from the coding sequence ATGGATTTCTTAGACCGAGTCATTGATGCGATGGAGGCTGATTTAACGCTGTTTGACATCGTAAGGATTGGCAACTTAGATCCTGACAACAGCATTGCAATCAGGCAATTTCCGACGTCACCCGGCACAAGGTTTTTTGATAACAGCCGTGATGATACGTTTGGGATTCAGGTACTCGTAAAGCACGCTAACGGTACCACAGCACGAAACACTATACAGTCGATAACAGATTACTTAGAGTCGTTAACCGGTGTCACATCGGATGACGGCTCTTTTCTATTGGTCAATATCGAGTGTAGCACCCTCCCCAACTGGGTGGAGGAGACAGACCGCAATCAACAAATATACACGGCGCTCTTTGAAGCGACCATCTATAGGGAGGCGACATAA
- a CDS encoding minor capsid protein yields the protein MKARVDFNAAKIKAKASGAKKQAQMVLDNEVVKGGNKFIPFDRGDLAQSGIRMTNPGSGKVTWQMPYARKLYYNPQFNFSKDKNSQAGGLWFERAKSQELPAWLRITEAAFKKFF from the coding sequence ATGAAAGCGCGAGTGGATTTTAACGCAGCAAAAATAAAGGCTAAGGCGTCAGGTGCAAAGAAACAAGCCCAAATGGTACTAGATAACGAGGTTGTTAAAGGCGGTAATAAGTTTATCCCATTCGATCGAGGTGATCTAGCGCAATCAGGGATACGAATGACGAACCCCGGATCTGGCAAGGTGACGTGGCAAATGCCTTATGCTAGGAAACTTTACTACAATCCGCAGTTTAACTTTAGCAAGGATAAAAATTCTCAAGCTGGTGGATTGTGGTTTGAACGCGCAAAGTCGCAAGAGTTACCTGCTTGGTTACGTATCACAGAGGCGGCATTCAAAAAATTCTTTTAG
- a CDS encoding putative minor capsid protein: MARPIPKRLLPHTIGYKKYLGKGREGIEYAEEQEIKHVRMEPSSSLTRDNNGQEVLKRSTLFIDARNSDPVIKMSEQDIVVFDEDEYIVNKVDSLYARSSNVHHYENEMI; this comes from the coding sequence ATGGCGCGACCGATTCCGAAGCGATTACTCCCCCATACTATTGGGTATAAAAAGTATCTTGGTAAAGGCAGAGAGGGCATTGAGTATGCGGAGGAGCAAGAGATCAAGCACGTCCGCATGGAGCCCTCATCCTCTTTAACTCGTGATAATAACGGTCAAGAGGTGCTTAAGCGCTCAACACTCTTTATCGATGCTCGTAACTCCGATCCAGTAATCAAGATGAGTGAGCAAGACATCGTGGTCTTTGACGAAGACGAGTACATCGTAAACAAGGTTGATTCGTTATACGCTAGGTCGTCCAATGTCCATCACTATGAAAATGAGATGATCTGA
- a CDS encoding capsid protein yields the protein MAELNYAELYQKTLEQKFSKELMFVELYNSPNNSRIRFTNAKTIQIPRIDVTGMTDTNRDAITGFTRKVDNDWETKTLDHDREFSTFIDPMDVDETNDAVTIANTTRVFNEEQKIPEMDKYMASKLYAEATGFGVTPVTTALSEANALQIFDQMMEDMDEAEVPAEGRILYVTPVTYTILKNAEKLERTIQVQANNGAINRSVRSLDDVQLKRVPSSRMKTVYDFTVGAVADDEADQINMILVHPRAVLSPMKYEQVLLGEPSALSKGKRTYYERSYWDVFVFERKAPAVAFHTTPSAEEEE from the coding sequence ATGGCAGAATTAAATTATGCTGAACTGTATCAAAAAACGCTCGAACAGAAATTTAGTAAGGAACTTATGTTTGTGGAGCTTTACAACTCTCCAAACAACTCTCGTATCCGTTTTACTAACGCAAAGACAATTCAAATTCCACGCATTGATGTAACAGGTATGACCGATACGAACCGTGACGCGATTACAGGATTCACACGTAAGGTTGACAACGATTGGGAGACAAAGACACTAGATCACGACCGTGAGTTTAGCACATTTATTGACCCAATGGACGTTGATGAGACAAACGATGCTGTAACAATCGCAAACACAACTCGTGTATTTAACGAGGAGCAAAAGATCCCTGAGATGGACAAGTACATGGCATCCAAGTTATATGCGGAGGCTACTGGCTTCGGTGTGACGCCAGTAACTACTGCTTTATCGGAGGCTAATGCTCTACAAATCTTTGATCAGATGATGGAGGATATGGATGAGGCAGAGGTACCTGCTGAGGGTCGTATCTTGTATGTTACTCCTGTCACGTACACAATCCTTAAAAACGCTGAAAAGCTTGAGCGCACTATCCAAGTGCAAGCCAATAACGGAGCTATTAACCGTTCTGTTCGTTCCCTTGATGATGTACAACTTAAGCGCGTACCGTCCAGCCGCATGAAGACGGTCTATGACTTTACAGTTGGCGCTGTTGCGGACGATGAAGCAGATCAGATCAACATGATCCTAGTGCATCCACGAGCTGTACTGTCTCCTATGAAATATGAGCAGGTGTTGCTAGGTGAACCTTCCGCGCTTTCTAAAGGGAAGCGAACGTACTACGAGCGCTCTTACTGGGATGTATTTGTGTTTGAGCGCAAGGCACCAGCTGTAGCTTTTCACACAACACCATCTGCAGAAGAAGAGGAATAA
- a CDS encoding phage minor capsid protein produces the protein MALTPQQLQNSAKPVTDIYSGIELAIMINIAERLGSTIEELQDNPALWQSNRFGELAEFYQRQRRFIIAQAPKAERELRQTLSKTALDHIEIGEKALQEAFDKGIVPVSPERLRDDPQMLSILSSYQQRARSDLNMINTSVLNGSQQVYRNIISETTSRVLTGQMTADRAIRSTLSKWSDKGIPTLTRSDGATLSAEGYVSMIVRSVTNDVTNDMQMTRIQQYGNDLIEVSSHIGARPRCAPFQGRIFSLSGNSNRYPAWSSTSYGEAAGLLGVNCGHQIYPFFEGLSVAPEPPKQTAEQNAEAYKESQRQRQLERDIRKAKNRQDILAASGDVVGAEQARKLIRQRQGRMRGFIDESGRTRRYGREQIQRSV, from the coding sequence ATGGCACTCACACCGCAACAGCTACAAAACAGCGCGAAGCCAGTAACAGACATCTACAGTGGCATTGAGCTTGCAATCATGATTAACATTGCAGAGCGTTTAGGTTCTACGATCGAGGAACTACAGGACAATCCTGCGTTGTGGCAGTCTAACCGATTCGGTGAGCTTGCGGAGTTTTACCAACGACAGCGACGGTTTATCATCGCCCAAGCGCCAAAAGCTGAGAGAGAGCTTCGGCAGACGTTAAGCAAGACGGCGCTAGATCATATTGAGATAGGCGAAAAGGCGTTGCAGGAGGCATTTGACAAAGGGATTGTGCCAGTGTCGCCAGAGAGGCTCCGAGACGATCCGCAAATGCTCTCTATCTTGTCTAGTTACCAGCAACGAGCACGAAGTGACCTCAACATGATTAACACGTCCGTTTTAAACGGCTCACAGCAGGTATACCGCAACATAATCAGCGAGACGACCTCTAGGGTGCTGACAGGACAAATGACAGCAGATAGAGCGATACGATCGACGCTGTCCAAGTGGTCGGACAAAGGTATACCAACCCTGACTAGATCAGATGGTGCCACGCTATCAGCCGAGGGCTATGTAAGCATGATCGTCCGGTCCGTTACAAACGACGTTACAAACGATATGCAAATGACGCGTATCCAACAGTACGGCAACGACCTCATCGAGGTGTCGAGTCACATAGGAGCAAGACCACGGTGCGCACCTTTCCAAGGGCGCATTTTTTCGTTGTCTGGAAATAGCAATCGTTACCCTGCATGGTCCTCTACCAGCTACGGAGAGGCGGCAGGGTTGTTAGGCGTTAATTGTGGCCATCAAATCTATCCGTTTTTTGAGGGATTGAGCGTTGCGCCAGAGCCACCAAAACAAACAGCCGAGCAAAACGCAGAGGCCTACAAAGAGAGTCAACGTCAACGCCAGCTAGAGCGTGACATACGCAAAGCTAAGAACCGTCAAGACATCTTGGCCGCATCTGGTGACGTGGTAGGCGCAGAGCAAGCAAGAAAGCTTATCAGACAGAGACAGGGACGTATGCGTGGCTTTATTGATGAGTCGGGGCGCACGAGACGCTACGGCAGAGAACAAATCCAAAGGAGTGTTTAA
- a CDS encoding phage portal protein has product MKLIKSVQKITKREDVVATEKFYDHIDVWRQLYQGHYSEWHDVRYHTLNGEQKRKMKTLNLPKVLSQEMATLVFNEKCDISIDTGEGAFADSVKDVLEANGFDKHYQNYLEYMFAMGGMVTKVYVEDKEIKISYVSAECFVPITYNGRTVTEGAFLTVTTHKDYKFTLVESHLWIDGNYTIRNELYRDAKGSKDLGTLVPLSTLYEDLEDEVVIKDMSRPMFVYTKPNIANNIEIDSNMGISLFANALDTIHTIDDLVDSFYREFKLGKKKIIVGAQAIKHHIDADGDSRQYFDTDNEVYEAFNFGDASEDMIKEINFDLRVNEHIEAINAQLEILCLQTGFSPGTFTFEATGLKTATEVISENSKTYKTRSSHITLIEEGIKELIATIKDVAALYNIFTGPDKYEVKVNFDDSIAEDRSTNASYWTSLVGSGLASKLQAIQKVQKVTEEEAIVILEQIAKEQNAMQDAEVFNNEDLE; this is encoded by the coding sequence ATGAAGCTCATTAAAAGCGTACAAAAGATCACGAAGCGTGAGGACGTTGTCGCAACAGAAAAGTTTTACGATCACATAGACGTATGGCGTCAGCTCTACCAAGGGCATTACAGCGAATGGCACGATGTTCGATACCATACGCTCAACGGGGAGCAAAAACGTAAAATGAAGACGCTCAACCTGCCTAAAGTGCTCTCACAGGAGATGGCGACGCTCGTATTTAACGAAAAGTGCGATATTAGCATTGATACTGGTGAGGGTGCGTTTGCGGACAGTGTGAAAGACGTCTTAGAGGCAAACGGTTTCGACAAACACTATCAAAACTACCTCGAATACATGTTTGCGATGGGTGGCATGGTCACAAAAGTGTATGTCGAGGACAAGGAGATCAAGATTAGCTATGTATCTGCTGAGTGCTTTGTGCCGATCACTTACAACGGTCGTACCGTCACAGAGGGCGCCTTTTTAACCGTTACCACTCATAAAGACTACAAATTTACGCTTGTGGAGTCTCACTTATGGATTGATGGTAACTATACGATCCGTAATGAGCTGTATAGAGACGCTAAAGGCAGTAAGGACTTAGGAACACTCGTACCATTATCAACGCTCTACGAGGATTTAGAGGACGAGGTCGTTATAAAGGACATGAGCCGTCCGATGTTTGTCTACACGAAGCCCAACATCGCCAATAACATCGAGATCGACAGCAACATGGGTATCTCGCTATTTGCCAATGCGTTAGACACGATCCATACGATCGACGACCTAGTCGACTCGTTTTACCGCGAGTTCAAGCTTGGTAAAAAGAAGATTATCGTAGGAGCTCAAGCGATCAAACACCATATAGATGCAGACGGTGATAGCAGACAGTACTTTGACACCGACAATGAGGTGTACGAGGCGTTTAACTTTGGTGATGCATCCGAAGACATGATAAAAGAGATCAATTTTGATTTGCGAGTAAACGAGCACATCGAGGCGATCAACGCGCAACTAGAGATCTTATGCTTGCAGACTGGTTTTAGTCCTGGGACGTTTACGTTTGAAGCTACTGGACTTAAGACGGCTACGGAGGTCATCAGCGAAAACAGCAAGACCTATAAGACACGTTCTAGCCACATCACACTGATTGAGGAGGGCATAAAGGAGCTCATCGCAACGATCAAAGATGTGGCTGCTTTGTATAACATCTTTACTGGACCAGACAAATACGAGGTTAAGGTAAACTTCGACGACTCTATCGCAGAGGACCGATCAACAAATGCCAGCTACTGGACGTCACTCGTAGGATCTGGACTAGCATCGAAGCTCCAAGCGATCCAAAAGGTGCAAAAGGTCACCGAAGAAGAAGCGATAGTGATCTTGGAGCAAATTGCGAAAGAGCAGAACGCAATGCAAGATGCTGAGGTTTTTAATAACGAGGACTTGGAGTGA
- a CDS encoding terminase small subunit, producing the protein MIKLREKQKRFAEKYIELGNATQAAIEAGYSKKTAKETGYENLTKPHIKAYIDTRLAELDEKRVMKADEALELLTKIARGELSDSVVVSGGWGYEVINKPPDINQRKDAAKELLKRYPMNKMDELKERLLEAQITKTEAETKNEEAGTRTIIINDKDAMRRAMEDDS; encoded by the coding sequence ATGATAAAACTGAGGGAAAAACAGAAACGTTTTGCTGAAAAGTACATCGAGCTTGGTAATGCTACGCAGGCTGCTATTGAGGCTGGTTACAGCAAGAAGACAGCGAAAGAGACTGGATATGAGAACCTCACCAAACCTCACATTAAGGCTTACATCGACACTCGACTCGCAGAACTGGACGAAAAAAGAGTCATGAAAGCAGATGAAGCGCTTGAGTTACTCACAAAAATAGCAAGAGGCGAGCTGAGTGATTCGGTCGTAGTGAGTGGAGGTTGGGGGTACGAGGTAATTAACAAACCGCCAGATATAAACCAACGTAAGGACGCTGCTAAAGAGCTTCTCAAACGCTACCCGATGAATAAGATGGACGAGCTAAAAGAACGCCTGTTAGAAGCTCAAATAACGAAGACTGAGGCAGAAACCAAGAACGAAGAAGCAGGGACACGAACGATCATCATTAACGATAAGGATGCGATGAGGAGGGCGATGGAAGATGATAGCTGA